GGAGCCTTCCTGCTCGTTGTGGGGCTCGTTGCTCCTCCGTCTGGAGCTCGCGGCCGAGTCCGGGCCGTCGCGATAGCGGCAGTGGTCGTTGGCGCTTTTCTCGCCTTCAACCAGAGCGTCGGAGGCCACCTCCTTCCGAACTCGGTAGGGGTAAAGGCAAACCCCGGGACAAACATTCCCCAGACCTTGCTCGGCGCTACTCGTCACTGGGCAGGGCTCTGGGGTATGCCATTTGGTCCAAACCAACTCGGGGAGCACGCGATCGTGCTCCTCCCCACGATTGTGGCTGGTGCAGCTCTCCTCTTACGTCGGACGCCCGCTATTGCCGTCTATGTCCTGGGTGTTCCCGTTGCGTTCGCAGCCGCGGGCGTCCCTTGGAGCGCACACGGGCGGTACATCATGTACGTGGTGCCGTTCGGGTTGGTGCTCGCAGTCGTGGGTATGGAGCACCTTTGCCGACGGGGGCTCGGGCGAAGGTGGTCGACAGGGCTTCTTGTGGCCGGAGTAATTTGCGTGTCTTGGCAGGTCTATCAAGCCAGGGTGAAGGGGATACTCCACGGTTGGAACGTCCAAAATATTGAGAACATGCATCGATTCTTCGCTGAGCGGCTATCCACCGTAGCTGCCCCGGGTGACACGATTGCGGTCAACGACGTGGGAGCAATGGGGTATTTCAGCAAGTGCTACATCGTTGACCTGGTCGGCCTAGTGTCGCCTCGCCGTTCTTTTCCCGAGAACCTAGTCCACTACAGGCCCAAGTACCTCGCAATATTTCCGGATTGGTACGTGAGCTATGGCGCACGCGATCCTGAGATCGACAACATCGTGTTCTACTCGCCGGATTCATCGTACAAGTACACCCCTGTCGCGGGCGTGGGACTCACGCGAAACACAATTGCATCCAGGGATCAGATGATCCTCTTCCAGAGGATTGGTTTCAGGGAAGTAGGCCCGGTGGAGGTGCCTGTATATTGGCGGTAACGCTCCCTCGATCTTCCCGCCGAGGGCGACCACACCTTGACCCTGGCGCGTCCGGGACGTGCCTGATGCGTTCTCGCTTCGTGTCCGGGTCGTGTGGGAGTAGGTTCCGGCCATGTTCAAGGTGGCGATCCACGAAGCCGGGCACGCTCGCGTTTCCTTCCACTACGGGTTCGAGTCCGAGGCGCTGATCGAGGCCGCGCCCGAGACCGCCGGTAGGACTGGGCAGGCGCGCACCCTGATGCACGAGTCGTCGCGTCGCCGCCGCCCGGCTCTGGGATCGCTCCGACTCTCCCCGTCATCTTCAACTGAACGTGAACCGCGCCGAGGCGGAGGCCCGCTCCCTCGTGAGGCGGTACTCGACCGAGATCATCCTCATCGCGTGCGCGCTGACGGAGAGGAAGAGACTCGGGGCTCCAGAACTGAAGGAGATCGCGGAACAGGCGGCGAAGCTCTCGGCGTAGCAGCGGGTCCTCCGTGCAGCTGTCACAAGGGTTCCGGCGGCCGCGCCGCATCTCTATATGACAGAGTCGCCCGGAGCTGCTTGGCACAATTCTCGACATGTTTTCGGCAAAACTAGCGTAGCATCATCGACCCAATAGGGGTTCGAATCCCCTTGGGGCGTCCACGCAACGAGCCTAGCGAGCCACGGAGTGACGGACCCTGAACCGCCGCCGCGACCGCGAACGCCCCCCGCGATAGCCTCCTCGTGGAAAAGGAAGGAGCCTGCCGTGCACGACACCTCCACCGCCTCCGCTCCCATCTACCCGCTCGCGACCGACACGGATGCTCCCACCACCGATGTGCAGTTGCCTCCGGAACTCCTGGATCGAATGGAACCACTCCAGCGGGTGGACTTGATGATGCGCTACGGCTCTCGGCACTCCGCCCTGCGTGAGCTACAACGAATGCTGTCGCATGCGACCGATGCCGCGACGCGTGTCCGGTGCTACTTCAAGGCGGGCCAGCTCCGTGAGCGGATGCAGGAATGGGATGCCGCGAGGTCGTGCTACGAGGAGGCTGTCGCTCGAGTGTCGGAGGGCGACGGTGACGCGTATCTGGCGCTTAACAACCTGGCGTATTGCCAGAACCGGCTACGCCGTCATGACGACGCCGAACAGTCCTGTCGACGTGCCATCTCCATCGATCCAAGTCTGTTTCATGCTCACAAGAACCTTGGGATCGCACTCGAAGCTCTTGGACGATTCGCCGAAGCTGCCGACTCGTATCACCGTGCGTTCCAGGCCGCGCCGCACGAGCAGGTCGCGTTTCGGCGGCTTCGATTTCTCCTGGCCAGGCATCCAGAAATTCGAACGGACCGGCCGGATGTTCTTCGAGTCATCGAAGGTCGACTCGCAGAAGGACGGCGTGACTGGCCTACCTCACAAGCCGTACGTGCGCAAGAGGATCAGGCGACCCTCCGCCGGCTCCTGGCGTCGATCTTGGTTCATGAGCCCCTGACCGAGGGAGACGTCCAGGTCTTCGGCCTCGGTTGGCAGCCTGGGGACGGTCTTCGGTATCGGACGCTCGATGAAGTCCTGTCCGAGAAGGGCATCGAGGTGATGGAGGTCAGCGAATCAGGGAGCGTGCCTACGATCCGTGTCGTGAATCACACGGACTCGCGCGTCTTTGCGATGGCGGGTGAAGGACTCGTGGGTGCGAAACAGAATCGCGTGCTGAACGCGAGCATCCTGCTCGAAGCGGGCGCCGACTTGCACCTTCCGGTGAGCTGCGTGGAGCGCGGACGCTGGTCGTACCGTACCCGCCAGTTTGAGAGCCACATGCGATCCTCGCACTACGCGCTCCGGCACATGATGTCACGTCACTCGTACGAGGGCTATCGAGCCCACGGGACTCCGGGCTCGGATCAGAGTGAGGTATGGGGGGAAGTCGAGCGTCTCCTTTCAAGCCATGGGACGAAGTCGCCTTCGAGTGCGCTGCACGACGCGTACGAGCAGGCCGGTGAACGGCTCGAGAAGGCAACGGAACGTCTGAAGCCGCGAGCGGACTGGTGCGGAGCGGCGTTCGCGTTTGGGGGTTCGGTCGTGGGAGTCGACCTCTTCGACAAGCCCAAGACACTCGAACGGCTATGGCCGATGCTGATCCGTGCGTACGCCCTCGACGTGCTCCAGCGTCCGGATCCTCCGGAGACCGCACCGCAGGTTACGCGGGAACATGTCTCGCATTGGGTACGCAGCTCCGGCTCCGCCGTCATGGACGCATTCTCGTCCCCAGGGCTGGGCCTCGACGTCCGGCTCGAGAGCGATCGCCATGTGGGTGCCGCCCTCATGGTGGATGGGATGCCTCTGCACCTGGAGATGTTCTTCGAGAACGACGTGTAGCGCCGTTCGCTCCTACTCGGGCGGCTTCGTCGCCAGGGTCACGAGCACGTGCATGAAGTGGTGGATTCCGGTGGGTTTCATTAGAGCATCAAGGTGTTCGTCGATCTCCGACTGGAACCGGGCCAAACCCTCCTGGCCTGACGCGCTCTCGATCTTCTCAATCCCTCCCCTCGCACCGTGCGACCACTGCGTGGCCCACCACTCTTCCTTCGTGCGGTAGACGAAGTCCGCGTCCTCGCGAATCACGCGAATGTCGACGAAGCCGGCCTCACCCAAGAGCGCCTGCATCCCCTCGGGAGTCTCGAACTCGTGCGCTTTGGGGGAACGCCGGGACTGGAGCGGCAGACACGTCTGGAACACGTCGTAGAGCCGTTCCCAGGCCTGCTCGTCCGTTCCCCAGGTGGAGGCCGCGAACCGGGCTCCAGGCTTCAGCACCCGGTGAATCTCGGACAGGGCGCGCGCCGCTCGGGGAAAGAAGAAGAGCCCGAGGCCGCACAGAGCCCCGTCGAACGACGCGTCCGGAAACCGGATCTCCTCGGCGTCCATCCGAACCACCTCCACGTTCTGGAGACCGCGCCGGCGCGCATCCTGAGCCGTCTCCCGCACCATGGACTCCGAGATGTCGATTCCGACCACCGATCCGGTAGATCCCGCCCGTGCCGCGACCAGGAAGAGCACCGCGCCTCTTCCGGTCGCGATGTCCAGGACGCGGGCTCCTCGCGGAATCTCGGCAAGATCCACCAGGCGGCGCGCGAAGTGGGAGAAGAAGGGCGGCCCGACTCGGCCGTACGTCCCGGCGGCGCGATCGAAGACGCCCGCGACCTGTTCCTTTCTCCGTGCGACGTCCTGCGATGGGTCGTTGCTCACGCGTGCCCCGGAGCGTTCGACGGTGCTAGACTCGCGCTGCATTCGTTCGACATCGGACACTGATTCTCGAACCGGAGCCGCGCCATGGCAACCGTCGTTCTCTTCCATCACGTTCAGGGCCTCACCGTCGGCATCCTCGACTTCGCGGACGAGCTGCGGGCCGCGGGCCATGTCGTCTACACCCCTGACCTCTTCGAAGGCAGAACGTTCACGAAGCTGGAGGGCGGCATGGAGTACGCGAAGTCCCTCGGGTTCGGAACCATTCTCGATCGCGGGATGCAGGCCGGGGAGAAATTCCCGAGTGATTCCGTGTACGCTGGATTCTCGATGGGCGTGATGCCGGCGCAAAAGCTCGTCCAAACCCGCCCCGGAGCTCGCGGGGCGCTCTTCTTCCACAGCGCGATTCCCCTCGACGAGTTCGGCGGCGCATGGCCGAAGGGCGTTCCGCTCCAGATCCACACGATGGAGCACGACGAGATGGGGGACGTCGAGGTGGCGCAGCAGCTCGTGAAGGAGGTCCCGGGTACCGAGCTCTACTTGTATCCCGGAAATCGGCACCTCTTCACGGACAGCAGCCTTCCGGAATACGACGATCCAGCGGCGGCGCTGGTGAAGTCGCGGGCGCTTCGCTTCCTCGCGGAGAAGTCGTAACAGCTGCTCTGGCTTGACATTCCGTCACATCTGGCGTACGATCATCACATCTCTCCGAGCGCCGGTACGCAAGGAAGATCCATGCACCGACCCGTCACGACCTCCCGTTCGCTCCACACGCTGTTCGCCGCCATGCTCTTCCTCGTTCCGGGATGCGGAGAGGATCCACCGACACGGCCACCGGCGGCAAACGTTTCCGTCGAACCGGGAACCCCCGTCGAGATACGTGACGACGCGGATCAGGTCGGGATGATGGATCCCATCACCCTGGAGGCCGCGAGCCGGGAAGGAACGAACCTCAAGGTGACCGTGTCGTACGGCGGTTGCAGGGTCCACCGCATCCGTGCCCTCGTGGACACCGGCATCCGCGAGTCGTATCCCGTGACGATCTACGTCTATCTCCAGCACGACGATGACGGCGAGCGTTGCGCCATGGCCATACGGCAGGAGCTCTCGTATGATGCGCGACCCATCTTCGACTGGTTGAAGTCCCAGGGCATCGAGCGGTTCTCCGCACGTGTCATCACTCCGGCCGTGCTGACAGACCCTTCCGCGAGCATGCGCGTCCTGTTCGAGCCTTAGTACCCCCGACGGCAACGTCAGCGCTTCGCGCCGTACTCCCGCAGCAGATCCTTCACCACCGGCTTGCCCCACGCGACCTTCATCGGCGTATCGCCACTGACATCTCGCGCATGAACCTCGGCGCCTGCCTCGAGCAGGATCCTCACGCACTCGGTGTACCCGTTCGCGGCCGCCACATGGAGCGCCGTCCGGCGATGCCGGTCCGGCGTGTCGACGCGGGCCCCGTGATCGAGCAGGAGCGCCACGAGATCGCAGCGGCCGTTTTGCGCCGCCTCGAACAGGGGGGTGCGGCCGTACTGGTCGGTCGCCTGCACGATCGCGCCGTGCTCGAGAAGCAATCGCGCGATCTCGGGGTCCCTCGCGTGGATCGCGACATGGATCATCGCGCCGTTCATGTTCCTCGTCCGCTCGTTCGGGTTCATCCCTCGCTCCAGGAGTAACTTCACGACCGCGGCGCCGCCGCCCATGACCGCGGACCGGAGCGCGGTCGATCCGTCCTCCTGGGTCACGCGAGGATCCGTGCCCAGCTCGAGAAGTGTCGCGACGATCGTCGAATCCTGATTGTTCGCGGCAATGAAGATCCCGGTCGCTCCCCACTCCGTCGTGGCGTTCGGGTCCGCGCCGGCCTGGACGAGAAGCCGGCACAGCTCGGGGTCCGCCTCGCCCTTCGCGGTCGAGCCGTCCGAGGCCACGTGGAGCGGCGTATACCCGAGGAACCCCTTCGCGTTGGGATTGGCGCCATGCTTCAGGAGGACGGCCGTCGAACGCCTCCGGGCCTGGAGCGCGGCGCTGTGGAGCGGCGTGTTCCCGTGGTTGTCCCTCACGTTGGGGCTGATGCCGTGCTCGATCAGGATCTCGCACACCTCCGCGTGGTCGTACATCGCGGCCAGGTGGAGCACGGTCTTGCCGAGATCGTCCCGGTGGGTGACGTTCGCCCCATGCCGGAGCAGGACCTTCATGACCGCGTGGTTTCCCCATCGGGCCGCGAGACCGAAGGGCGTGACGCCGCCCGCGTCCCGCGCATCCACGACCGCTCCCGCCTGGACGAGCATCTCGGTGATCTCGGGACTTCCCGCCCATGCGGCGAAGTGAAGGGCGGTCATGCCCGCGACGTCGCGCGCCCGGACGTGCCGCCGCACCGAGTCCGGGCCCTCGGACAGCATCCGTCTCACGGCCTCGACGTTCCCGCGGTGCGCGGCGGCGAGAATGGGATCGTCTCGCACCTCCCGCGCGTCGGCCTTCCGGCGCTCGGCCTGCGCGATGAAGTTGGCGATCGCCTCGAGGTCGGACTGCGCCTGCTTCATGTCGCAGCCGGAGAGCGCGGCGGCCGCGACGATGGCTCCCGCGAACGAGATGACTCGAGGAGCTGGGGAACGGGGTGCGCCCGGCTTCCGGATCGGAGATGGGTCCATCCCAGGTACATCGGCCGGGCAGGGACGTTCTGGAGAGGGCGCCGGAGACTCGAGCCCGGGCGTTCTCACGTTCGCTCGGGTCACGGGCGCCCAGGGGCCGTCCTCCCTTGAGGAACCTGCTCCGGAGCAAGTTGAGGATTCCTCGACTTGCCCCTTGCTACACTGGATGCGTGGCGACCCGCAACTTCGCAATTCACCTGTCCGCCGTTCCCACCGACCTCGAGGAACGGCTCCGCTATGCGAAGGTCCTCCTCGAGCTGGGGGATCTGGGGCTCGCGGAGATGGAGGTCGCCGAGGTTCTCGACGTGAGTCCCGAGCACCTCGAGGCGCTGAGCCTCTTCGCGAAGCTGAAGCACATGCGGCGCCAGCTCTCGCTGGCCGTCGCCTGCAGCGCCCAGATCCAGTCGCGCCGCCCCGGCTCGGGACAGCAGGCGAGGATGCACCTCGAGTCGATGCTCCATCTCGCGCAGGACCCGACCCACGGGGCGGGGGAGTTCCTCGCCATGGGGCAGTTCCAGCTGGTTCAGAAGCCGACGGCGTACCTGGCTCTGGAAGAGGCGTTTCGTCTGTATGTGGCGCGCCGTCCCAACGAGGCCTGCACGACGTGCCGCAGCGTCGCGAACCGCTACCGGGAGCGGGACTCCGAGGTCTACAAGCTCGCCGTTCTCGCGGAGTCCTGGATCTACGAGCTGATCGGGGATCTCGAGGTCGCGAGCGGCATCCTGGAGGACCTGGGCCGGGAGCGCGGGTTCGAAACCGACATCGACCGTCTGATGGCGCTCGTCTCGCTGTACGAGAAGGCGGGGACGAGGGACCGGCTCGAGGCCGCGGTGAACATCTGCAAGTACCTCGAGCAGCACTACGAGGACACCGAGGTGCTCGGCCGGCTCGCGCTCCTCTATCGCAGGCTCGGCCAGCGCGAGGAGGCGGTCGAGTACGAGAAGCGGCACCTCTCGTCCTACCGCCGCTCCCGCCATCGCGCGGAGCTGACCGACCTGATCGCGGTGGCCTCGTCGAGGTTCGTGCCGATCCAGAAGCTGCGCCGGATCCGGATCCCCGAAGCGGCGCTGCCGGCAGGTCTCGGGAGGCGCGAGAAGGCGCTGGCCGTGGCGCTGCAGGGGGACTACGAGTCGGCCAAGGCGGCGCTTCCCGGTGACGGAGATCTCCTGGATCGGAAGTACCGTGCCAATCTCGAGGATCTCTCGAACGGAAGCGGCCCCGAGGGAGCCATCGAGCTCTACACCCGCGTCTTGCGCGACGATCCGACCGACATCCACGTGATCGATCGGGTGCTGGAGCTGGCAGCCCAGGAACGCTCCCGCCTGATCGAAGAGCTGCTCCGCGATCCGAAGACCATGGCCCCGGTGCTCGAGACCCTGGAGTCGGCGGTCCATACCACGCCGGACGACCACCGGCTCTGGAGGCGTCTCGCGACCCTGTTCGAGATCCAGCGTGGCGAGTCGCCCCAGTACCGCCGGTTCGCGGAGCGCGCGGACTCCCTCGAGCGAAGCTCGCGCGAGCGGTCCCGGACCATCGGCCGCGTCCTCTCGGCGGCGACCTACCGGTTCGCCGGACGGATCCACGGATTGATCCACGAGGTCTGGGCGACGCGCGAGCTGGCGTCCCCGGGGCAGGGGGGGATCCTGCGCCGGGACGACATCCTGGGGAACGTCACCGACGAGATGCGGGGGAACATCCGGAGCACGTTCCTCGCGGTGCGCGAGTACGCGCAGGCCAAATTCCCGCACTCGACGCGGGATATCCTCGAGTACAACTACGGCTACAAGGTCACGAAGGAGGATGAGCCATCCGGCGGCACGTCGGCCGGGCTCCCGACCGCGCTCGCGTTCCTGTCGCTCTTCCTCCAGCGGCCCGTTCCCCAGGACGTGGCCTCCACGGGGGTCGTGGTCACGGACGCGCACGACGTGCTCACGGTGCGGACCGTGGGGGACGTGGAGTACAAGGTGGACGGCGCGTACCACCGCAATCTGCGCACGATCCTGGTCCCCACGGGGAATCGGCCCTTTCTCGAGCGGAACAGTCTCGTTCCTCGCGAGATCTGTGACGAGATCGTGCGCTACGTGTCGGACCTGGACGAGGGGGCACGCCTCATGTTCGGGGATCTCGAGTTCCTATAGCCGCATCCGGCCGTTCCGGCACGCATGAGAAGAGCCGGGACGGGCACCGGCCCCCGTCCCGGCTCGGAACGAATCGCGTACTGCCTGCTCTGCGATCTGCTGCGCTGCGAACCGCTACATCCTCAGAACCGCTACCCGATGATCCGGCCGCGGTCTAGCTCACCGCGAACGGAAACGTCTGGGTGATGCGGTAGGGGTCGGACGCGCGTGCTTCGACGAGCCTCTGCTCGATCGACTGCGGTCCGGACTGAAAAGGGCTCTCCGTGCC
This sequence is a window from Candidatus Eisenbacteria bacterium. Protein-coding genes within it:
- a CDS encoding dienelactone hydrolase family protein, with product MATVVLFHHVQGLTVGILDFADELRAAGHVVYTPDLFEGRTFTKLEGGMEYAKSLGFGTILDRGMQAGEKFPSDSVYAGFSMGVMPAQKLVQTRPGARGALFFHSAIPLDEFGGAWPKGVPLQIHTMEHDEMGDVEVAQQLVKEVPGTELYLYPGNRHLFTDSSLPEYDDPAAALVKSRALRFLAEKS
- a CDS encoding methyltransferase domain-containing protein, which produces MSNDPSQDVARRKEQVAGVFDRAAGTYGRVGPPFFSHFARRLVDLAEIPRGARVLDIATGRGAVLFLVAARAGSTGSVVGIDISESMVRETAQDARRRGLQNVEVVRMDAEEIRFPDASFDGALCGLGLFFFPRAARALSEIHRVLKPGARFAASTWGTDEQAWERLYDVFQTCLPLQSRRSPKAHEFETPEGMQALLGEAGFVDIRVIREDADFVYRTKEEWWATQWSHGARGGIEKIESASGQEGLARFQSEIDEHLDALMKPTGIHHFMHVLVTLATKPPE
- a CDS encoding ankyrin repeat domain-containing protein — protein: MDPSPIRKPGAPRSPAPRVISFAGAIVAAAALSGCDMKQAQSDLEAIANFIAQAERRKADAREVRDDPILAAAHRGNVEAVRRMLSEGPDSVRRHVRARDVAGMTALHFAAWAGSPEITEMLVQAGAVVDARDAGGVTPFGLAARWGNHAVMKVLLRHGANVTHRDDLGKTVLHLAAMYDHAEVCEILIEHGISPNVRDNHGNTPLHSAALQARRRSTAVLLKHGANPNAKGFLGYTPLHVASDGSTAKGEADPELCRLLVQAGADPNATTEWGATGIFIAANNQDSTIVATLLELGTDPRVTQEDGSTALRSAVMGGGAAVVKLLLERGMNPNERTRNMNGAMIHVAIHARDPEIARLLLEHGAIVQATDQYGRTPLFEAAQNGRCDLVALLLDHGARVDTPDRHRRTALHVAAANGYTECVRILLEAGAEVHARDVSGDTPMKVAWGKPVVKDLLREYGAKR
- a CDS encoding S16 family serine protease; this translates as MATRNFAIHLSAVPTDLEERLRYAKVLLELGDLGLAEMEVAEVLDVSPEHLEALSLFAKLKHMRRQLSLAVACSAQIQSRRPGSGQQARMHLESMLHLAQDPTHGAGEFLAMGQFQLVQKPTAYLALEEAFRLYVARRPNEACTTCRSVANRYRERDSEVYKLAVLAESWIYELIGDLEVASGILEDLGRERGFETDIDRLMALVSLYEKAGTRDRLEAAVNICKYLEQHYEDTEVLGRLALLYRRLGQREEAVEYEKRHLSSYRRSRHRAELTDLIAVASSRFVPIQKLRRIRIPEAALPAGLGRREKALAVALQGDYESAKAALPGDGDLLDRKYRANLEDLSNGSGPEGAIELYTRVLRDDPTDIHVIDRVLELAAQERSRLIEELLRDPKTMAPVLETLESAVHTTPDDHRLWRRLATLFEIQRGESPQYRRFAERADSLERSSRERSRTIGRVLSAATYRFAGRIHGLIHEVWATRELASPGQGGILRRDDILGNVTDEMRGNIRSTFLAVREYAQAKFPHSTRDILEYNYGYKVTKEDEPSGGTSAGLPTALAFLSLFLQRPVPQDVASTGVVVTDAHDVLTVRTVGDVEYKVDGAYHRNLRTILVPTGNRPFLERNSLVPREICDEIVRYVSDLDEGARLMFGDLEFL
- a CDS encoding tetratricopeptide repeat protein translates to MHDTSTASAPIYPLATDTDAPTTDVQLPPELLDRMEPLQRVDLMMRYGSRHSALRELQRMLSHATDAATRVRCYFKAGQLRERMQEWDAARSCYEEAVARVSEGDGDAYLALNNLAYCQNRLRRHDDAEQSCRRAISIDPSLFHAHKNLGIALEALGRFAEAADSYHRAFQAAPHEQVAFRRLRFLLARHPEIRTDRPDVLRVIEGRLAEGRRDWPTSQAVRAQEDQATLRRLLASILVHEPLTEGDVQVFGLGWQPGDGLRYRTLDEVLSEKGIEVMEVSESGSVPTIRVVNHTDSRVFAMAGEGLVGAKQNRVLNASILLEAGADLHLPVSCVERGRWSYRTRQFESHMRSSHYALRHMMSRHSYEGYRAHGTPGSDQSEVWGEVERLLSSHGTKSPSSALHDAYEQAGERLEKATERLKPRADWCGAAFAFGGSVVGVDLFDKPKTLERLWPMLIRAYALDVLQRPDPPETAPQVTREHVSHWVRSSGSAVMDAFSSPGLGLDVRLESDRHVGAALMVDGMPLHLEMFFENDV